CCTTTGTCCAAGTTGGCCGGCTGACGGCGGCTGATCTGGCGGGATACCGGGAGAAACCAGTCTATATCCGGGGATCCATCCATGTGCCCCCCGCGCCAGGGCGAGCCGTGATCGACGGCATGGAGGCGTTCCATGCGGCTCTTCTTGAGGAGTCGGAGGCCTCGGTGCGAGCGATCCTCGGGCATTTCTTATTCGTCTACATCCATCCCTTTGCCGATGGGAATGGCCGCATCGGGAGATTCCTCATGAATGCCATGCTCGCCTCTGGTGGCTACCCGTGGACGATCCTGCGCGTGACGCGCCGGCAGGTCTACATGGATGCCCTGGAAGAAGCCTCGGTTCGTCGCAACATCATCCCCTTCACGAAATTCGTGGCCGAGGAAATGGCCGTCGACTGGTCTCCAGAGTTGGCTGAAACAGAGCGGTTAGGCCGGTAAGTTGGATCGATTTGATGTGCCATGGTGTGACCTGCCGACTCATCCATATCCCGCCGAAACCGACGAAACTGGGAAGCTGCGACCTTCTCCTCCATGGCCACACCCATGTCCCCCGTGAAGAAATGATAGCCGGGGTGCGGGTACTCAATCCCGGAACCATCGGCAAAGCAAACAATGGGGGCTCCGCCGAGCTATGCCTGGCTGGAATTAGTAGAAGGCAAGGATCCCGAGTGGCACATTAAGCTGCTTTGAGCATTCGGTATTGAGAATAAAATGGGCTTTCCCAGAGGCGTGGTTTAAGAGTCGCACCATGAGGAAAGTGTTGGCCGTCATTCGATGGATTATGGCCGCTTTTTTGGCTTCCTTCGCGATTAGAAATATAACGGTTGCCACACCGCCGCTATTGCTTGTCGCTTCTTTGCTTATATGCCCCGAGATAGCGATGTCATTTGCAGAATTCTGTGGCAGATGTTGGGCCGGCCTTTTCTATCCGGAAGACCGCTTCAACAAGCCGCCGCTCTCTTACACTCTTGCTGACTTTTACTGCAAAAATCACCGCCATGAAGAGACGGTCCGGGAACACCTCGGGATCATTCGCCACTATCCCGACCAAAGGAAATCCTACCTAGAAGTCATTGCCCATTGTCGCGCGATCGGAGCAACCAAGATGGCCAACCAATACGAAC
The genomic region above belongs to Verrucomicrobiota bacterium and contains:
- a CDS encoding metallophosphoesterase family protein, whose protein sequence is MTCRLIHIPPKPTKLGSCDLLLHGHTHVPREEMIAGVRVLNPGTIGKANNGGSAELCLAGISRRQGSRVAH